The window CGCCGACATCTCGCCGCGCCTCGCCAAGGCCGCCCTCGCGGCGGTGGTGGACGATGCCCTCGTCGACCTCACGTATCCCCTCACCCGCGACGCGCGGGTGCGCCTGGTGACCGACCAGAGCCC of the Vicinamibacterales bacterium genome contains:
- a CDS encoding TGS domain-containing protein, whose translation is MITVTLPDGSSRQVAEGTTPAAIAADISPRLAKAALAAVVDDALVDLTYPLTRDARVRLVTDQSP